CTCTGTTGGCAAGAAAGGCAGGCGCTTTATTCAGCCTCATGCACGGGTGATGATTCATCAGCCAAGCGGTGGCGCAAGGGGCCAGGCTTCTAACATAGAGATTCAGGCGAAGGAGATTATTAAAACCAAAGAACTCGGGGCTAAAATACTGGCCGAGAATTGTGGTCAGACCTTTGAAAAAATCATGAAAGACTTTAATCGTGATTACTGGATGGGCGCCGAAGAATCAGTAGAATACGGTATCGTAGACGGAATAATGAAATAAAAATACAATTGTAAATAAGTGAAAAGTCCGATGTATTTCTACACCGAACTTTTTTTATATAGGCGCCAAAGGCGGATGGAGCTGTATTTACGTACTAAGTGCTGGGTCTGGATGACAAAACAGGAATTTCATCAGAATTTTTCCGGATGCTCAATGATATCCTTTGCCCGGTTTCTTATTTCTTCCATTTCTTCATCCCCTTTTTAGAGAGTAAACTCATCATCATTCCCATCCTCGGATTGTCTTTGAATACCTCTTTTTTGGCATCCAGAAAATTCCAGTACAAGGCGTTGAAAGGACAGGCATTCTCTCCGGTTTTTTTCTTGTGATCATAAGAGCATCCGGAACAATAATTACCCATTTTATTAATGTAATTGGCACTGCTTACATAGGGTTTTGTAGCTACGAGTCCTCCATCGGCGAATTGGCTCATCCCTCTCGTGTTAGTAATCTCTACCCATTCTATGGCATCGATATAGACACCCAGGTACCAGGCATCTACCTCAGCTGGATCTGTCTGGGTGAGCAGGGCATAGTTACCCGTAATCATAAGGCGTTGTATATGATGAGCGTAGGCCTCGTCCAGACTCTGGTTGATGGCGTGACTCAGGCAATTCATTTTGGTGTTACCGGTCCAGTAAAAATCAGGGAGTTTGTTTTGATTATCAAGGGCATTGGTATATTGATAATCAGGCATTTCTCTCCAATAAATACCTCTCATAAATTCTCGCCAGCCCAATATTTGTCGAACAAAACCTTCTACCTGACTAATATCAATTTCTTCTTCGTTTCTCCGAAACTCCTCCAATACCCGATCAATCACCTCTTTTGGCGAAAGCATTTTGCTATTGAGGGCAAAAGATACTCTGGAATGAAAAAGAAACTTCTGTTCGGTATGAAGCGCATCCTGGTAGTCTCCAAAGTGTAGCAATAAATTTTCAGCAAAGTAATTTAAAACTTCAAGGCTTTCTTTTCTTGACGTAGGCCAGTTAAAAGCCTGGGCATCTATATTGCCTATTGTCTCGATTCCTGCTTTTTCAATTTCGGCCAGAAGATCGCTTATGTCTTTGCGCGTATCGTATTCAGAAGGAATTTCAGGGCTGCCCTTCCATTTCTTTCGGTTGCTTTGGTCATAATTCCATTTTCCGCCTTCGGGCTCCCCGTCTTCCATCATGATGTCGTATTCTTTCCTCATCATTCGATAGAACGACTCCATTACCAGTTGCTTTTTTCCTTCAAAGAATTTTTCGAGGGTATCTCTTTTTGTCAAAAAATGATGAGTGTCAAAACATTCGCTTTTGATCTCCAGGGATTCTGTTATTTCTCTTAATTGCTTATCAAGTCTGTATTCATCGGGTAGGAGGTACTCAAACTTATCCGATCTGAGTTGGTCCGTATATTGTTGGATGAGTTTTTTTAAGTCCTGCGGATTATCCTCATCATTGATTTTCAAGTAAATGACCTCATGGCCTTGTTCCTCCAGGGCAGTAGCAAAATTTCGCATCGATGCAAAAAAGGCTACTACCTTTTGTACGTGATGGGTAACATAGTCTGTTTCCTGCCTCATTTCGGCCATGATATAGGTGCAACCGGAATCGACTTCTTCAAACCAAGGGTGTTGCAGGTTGAGTTGGTCTCCTAGAATTAAGCGTAGTTTTTTCATCTTTTTTCCGAATTAAAAAAGGGTTTGTTGCAACCAGCGATTTTGAAATTTGGCAGTAGGATCGTACATCTGGGCTTGTCTTTGAATGTTAAATTTTCGGTCTCTGGGATCATTGCCCACTCCGCTGTTGTACATCCAGTTCCCCCAATTACTGTGAACGTCATAATCGAGCAGGAGGGCTTCAAAATAAGCTGCTCCTATTCGCCAGTCCTGTTTTAATTCTTTTGCCCAGTAGGAGGCAACGTTTTGTCTGCCCCGGTTACTCATCCATCCGGTATTGGCCAATTCTATCATATTTGCGTTAACGAAGGGTTCTTTTGTAGTTCCTTTAATCCAGGATTTTTTAGCTGCCTCCGAATTGTTCCATGGGTAGTCTTTCCCGAGGATACCACCCAGATGAAATATAGCATCTCGGTGTTTCATGGATACGTATTTAAAGTAATCTCTCCAGATCAGTTCAAAGATAAGCCAGTAAGTGTCCTGGTTCTTTTTCACCTCTTTTTCAAACTTTTTCACCTCCCGGTAAATGGTTCTGGGGGATAGACTTCCATTAGCCAGCCATGGCGAAAGTTTCGAACTGTAGTCTTTCCCAACCAAGCCGTTCCTGGTTTTTTTGTAATAGGCCAGTTTTCCCGTCTTCCAAAAGTATTCATCTATCCTTGCGAGGGCGGCATCTTCTCCCCCTTTAAATGGGAATGCCGAGTGGGGGTGGGATGCAAAGGATTCAAAGCCCAGATCTTCCAGTTTGGGAACGGAAGCCTTTTCGGGGATAATATTTTTCGGCTCTTTGGGATCGGGAACCGCAATGGTATCTCTGACCTGCGATTGTTTTTCACATGCTTTTCTGAATTGGGTAAAGACTTCAGGGATTTTTGACATATCAGTGAAGGGAATGTCCTCCGGATGGAAGAGAAACTGGTCAAAACTCTCTATAAATTCTATCACATGGGAACACTTATTTCGCACTTCCGCCAACTCCCGAACCTCATCCCTTGTCCATTCTTTCTGAAGGTAAACCTTATCTATGTTGTGCTGTTCTATCAATCCGGGGATGACGGCCTCCGCTTTTGCAAAATAAACCAGCAAAGTAATATTGAGGGAGTTAAGATTTTGTTGCAAGGTGTTGAGGCTTTGCAATAAGAATTTTGCCCTGTACTTCTCCATTTTTTTGAATCCAAAATCTCCTACCTCAAAAAGTGAAGGATCAATACAATAAACGGCCAGCACCTTTTCGCCCTTGCAAGCTTTTTGAAGGGAGGAGTTGTCTGCAATTCGCAGATCGTTTCTGAACCAGACTAATGATTTCATTGTTTGTTTTTATTTATTCTTTCGACATCGCTCGCTACAGTAGCGAACCTCTTCCCAATCTCTTTCCCATTTCTTTCGCCAACTAAACGGTCGGCCGCAGTGAACACATATTTTAACCGGTAAATTGGGTTTCTTATGAGCCATGTTCTATGAAATTGGGTTCAGAACCGGGCCTTGCATAGGATAACCTGCCCAGGAAAGCGGGTAAGGCGTATCCGTCCTGTC
This DNA window, taken from Muriicola soli, encodes the following:
- a CDS encoding DUF2256 domain-containing protein yields the protein MAHKKPNLPVKICVHCGRPFSWRKKWERDWEEVRYCSERCRKNK
- a CDS encoding DASH family cryptochrome, yielding MKSLVWFRNDLRIADNSSLQKACKGEKVLAVYCIDPSLFEVGDFGFKKMEKYRAKFLLQSLNTLQQNLNSLNITLLVYFAKAEAVIPGLIEQHNIDKVYLQKEWTRDEVRELAEVRNKCSHVIEFIESFDQFLFHPEDIPFTDMSKIPEVFTQFRKACEKQSQVRDTIAVPDPKEPKNIIPEKASVPKLEDLGFESFASHPHSAFPFKGGEDAALARIDEYFWKTGKLAYYKKTRNGLVGKDYSSKLSPWLANGSLSPRTIYREVKKFEKEVKKNQDTYWLIFELIWRDYFKYVSMKHRDAIFHLGGILGKDYPWNNSEAAKKSWIKGTTKEPFVNANMIELANTGWMSNRGRQNVASYWAKELKQDWRIGAAYFEALLLDYDVHSNWGNWMYNSGVGNDPRDRKFNIQRQAQMYDPTAKFQNRWLQQTLF